The Hemicordylus capensis ecotype Gifberg chromosome 6, rHemCap1.1.pri, whole genome shotgun sequence genome window below encodes:
- the LOC128330585 gene encoding uncharacterized protein LOC128330585 has translation MGGCWSCVACRSHPEAEPKDEDEEGALTGHPRNPIHVAPFSGGLPNVWGDTLGKELIEEPSMPEPLPAPRITNNILGEVLIEEPSVPEPLPAPHITNDILEEELTEEPSMPEPLPAPGMTNDILEEELIEETSMPEPLPTPCITSDLLGKVLIEDTSVPGPSILTDTPKEAASVSEPLLEPSIADNYLQQEVELLKGLQHDYVQQQLRDRRIFQQFPHSLRAINLQIGHTRARLIRSEVRLQRWERKGMFTACP, from the exons atgggtggctgttggtcatgtgtggcctgcag gtctcacccagaggcagaaccaaa ggatgaagatgaagagggggcactgacag gtcatcccagaaacccaatccatgttgcaccattttctgggggactccccaatgtttggggggacactctggggaaagagctcattgaggaaccctccatgccagaaccccttccagcacctcgcatcaccaacaacatcctgggcgaagtgctcatcgaggaaccctccgtgccagaaccccttccagcacctcacatcaccaacgacatcctggaggaagagctcactgaggaaccctccatgccagaacctcttccagcacctggcatgaccaacgacatcctggaggaagagctcattgaggaaacctcaatgccagaaccccttccaacaccttgcatcaccagtgacctactggggaaagtgctcattgaggatacctcagtgccaggtccttccatcctcacagacactccaaaggaagcagcttctgtgtcagagcccttactagagccttccattgctgataattatcttcagcaagaagtagaactcctcaaagggttacaacatgactatgtccagcagc aactgAGGGATCGCCGCATTTTCCAACAGTTCCCTCATTCTCTTcgggccatcaacctgcaaatcGGACATACACGGGCAAGGCTCATCCGCAGTGAAGTTCGGCTGCAGCGGTGGGAAAGGAaaggtatgttcacagcatgcccctga